A genomic stretch from Ammospiza nelsoni isolate bAmmNel1 chromosome 32, bAmmNel1.pri, whole genome shotgun sequence includes:
- the GTSF1 gene encoding gametocyte-specific factor 1, with translation MDPDAVVQCPYDRSHQVRESRLPYHLVRCQQNNPQVSRTLATCPFNARHRVPRALLRAHVASCPDKLPLELPPGVSPGVSQLCPLTAVPCVPADPEEDMAKTAHTWQPPPCQEDWDAELSELELEEPPPFILQVTKGDLPVPCHRPPQMTPPPPVSPSPDPAAPPEGLALRKPRPATAAPRLGTAGQRLGTAGQRLGTAGPRLGTAGPRSGQGRSRPGTAGGNRGVAGPGGAPPAVKYLRK, from the exons ATGGACCCCGACGCGGTGGTGCAGTGCCCGTACGACCGGAGCCACCAGGTGCGCGAGTCCCGCCTGCCCTATCACCTGGTGCGCTGCCAGCAG AACAACCCGCAGGTGTCGCGCACCTTGGCCACGTGTCCCTTCAACGCGCGCCACCGCGTCCCGCGCGCGCTCCTGCGCGCCCACGTGGCCTCGTGCCCCGACAAACTGCCGCTGGAGCTGCCGCCAG gtgtgtccccaggtgtgtcccagctgtgtcccctcaccgctgtcccctgtgtccccgcAGACCCCGAGGAGGACATGGCCAAGACTGCCCACACCTGGCAGCCCCCCCCGTGCCAGGAGGACTGGGACGCAG AGCTGAGcgagctggagctggaggagccgCCCCCGTTCATCCTCCAGGTCACCAAGGGGGACCTGCCCGTCCCCTGCCACAG GCCACCCCAAATGACCCCCCcgccccccgtgtcccccagccccGACCCCGCCGCGCCCCCGGAGGGGCTGGCGCTGAGGAAGCCGCGGCCGGCGACAGCGGCACCGCGCCTGGGGACAGCCGGACAGCGCCTGGGGACAGCCGGACAGCGCCTGGGGACAGCGGGACCGCGCCTGGGGACAGCGGGACCCCGCTCGGGGCAGGGGCGGTCCCGGCCGGGGACGGCGGGGGGAAACCGGGGGGTCGCGGGGCCCGGGGGGGCCCCCCCGGCTGTCAAATATCTCcggaaataa